The proteins below are encoded in one region of Flammeovirga kamogawensis:
- a CDS encoding formylglycine-generating enzyme family protein, which yields MKKISNQLLKNYKQIVLFLTLLLIAHSPKVSANNITIENASIVSQNTGEGTAMIGFDIKWSNSWRVSFGPSNWDAAWVFIKYRVNDGDWQHASLSYVDGTGANDGHIVPTGAEINSKADHLDIESYSHGVFIYANSNLSQSTDNANYTGAQLKWEYDYDGVLSSDNIDIKIFAIEMVYVPEGNYMLGAQKTGLEQKYIRNTASDDPITITNEGALDFAIADDPDDGVSKTDYSLAASFPKGYNSYYMMKYEITQQQFVDYLNTIPTTEINNKSRIGVQTTYRFGLSKSSNIVSSIYPYLPMNFMKWEDLANYLDWAALRPMTELEFEKAARGSDSYNIAGQYAWGISTIVTDVYTYSNADAEDEGIATNYGDGQGNAICLTTSSSYPVRVGIFSANADCSSRAEAGSSYYGIMELSGNVTEFVINAADATGALFDGTHGNGEFDGFNNFDVSSWPSDSNGIGKKGGSFGDVANRLLVSDRGLMTVTLVRNQKFGGRGVRTAP from the coding sequence ATGAAAAAAATTAGTAACCAACTTTTAAAAAATTATAAACAAATAGTTCTTTTCCTCACCTTACTTTTAATTGCACATTCACCAAAGGTATCAGCAAATAATATTACGATAGAAAATGCTAGTATTGTTTCTCAAAATACAGGCGAGGGTACAGCAATGATAGGTTTTGATATAAAGTGGAGTAACTCTTGGCGAGTAAGTTTTGGACCTTCGAATTGGGATGCAGCATGGGTGTTTATCAAATACAGAGTTAATGATGGAGATTGGCAACATGCTAGTCTAAGTTATGTAGATGGCACTGGAGCTAATGATGGACATATTGTACCTACAGGAGCAGAAATAAATTCAAAAGCAGATCATCTAGATATAGAAAGTTATTCTCATGGTGTATTTATTTATGCAAATTCTAATCTATCTCAATCTACAGATAATGCAAATTATACGGGCGCTCAATTAAAGTGGGAGTACGATTATGATGGAGTGCTTAGTTCAGATAATATTGATATTAAAATTTTTGCCATTGAAATGGTATATGTACCCGAAGGTAATTATATGTTAGGGGCACAGAAGACAGGATTAGAACAAAAATACATAAGAAATACAGCTTCTGATGATCCTATAACTATTACTAATGAAGGAGCACTAGATTTTGCTATTGCTGATGATCCAGATGATGGTGTTTCAAAAACAGATTATTCTCTTGCTGCTAGTTTTCCTAAGGGATATAACTCGTATTATATGATGAAGTACGAGATTACTCAGCAACAATTTGTTGATTATTTGAATACAATACCTACAACAGAAATTAATAATAAATCAAGAATTGGAGTTCAGACAACATATAGGTTTGGTTTATCAAAATCTAGTAACATAGTTTCATCAATTTACCCTTATTTACCAATGAACTTTATGAAATGGGAAGATTTAGCAAATTACCTAGATTGGGCTGCATTAAGACCTATGACAGAACTTGAGTTTGAAAAAGCTGCCCGCGGTTCAGATAGTTACAATATTGCAGGGCAATATGCATGGGGAATTTCGACAATTGTAACAGATGTTTATACCTATTCGAATGCAGATGCAGAAGATGAAGGAATTGCAACAAACTATGGTGATGGACAAGGAAATGCTATTTGTCTAACCACTTCTTCTAGTTACCCAGTAAGAGTTGGGATTTTTTCTGCAAACGCGGATTGTAGCAGTAGAGCAGAAGCTGGTTCTTCCTATTACGGAATAATGGAATTATCAGGTAATGTAACTGAATTTGTAATAAATGCAGCAGATGCAACAGGAGCTCTTTTTGATGGGACACATGGTAATGGAGAGTTCGATGGGTTTAATAACTTTGATGTTTCTAGTTGGCCATCAGATTCTAATGGTATTGGTAAAAAAGGAGGCTCATTCGGTGATGTAGCAAATAGATTGTTGGTATCAGATAGAGGGTTAATGACAGTAACCTTAGTAAGAAACCAAAAATTTGGTGGTAGAGGAGTAAGAACTGCACCTTAA
- a CDS encoding beta strand repeat-containing protein, translating into MKRTITLISLLLISILNYGANISSDPAKSVFIGTTEYATISAAITAATNGDVIDIHGVHTESINITKNITIQGDNPLEDIIQAAETKGVASSRVVTIQGSGNDVTLSNLTIRHGVATAVGGGVFIENANVEVALSNVIVSDNSTNKNGGGIAAIGSIVTIDNSVIENNATTLMGGGIYAAPKTASTVDASVKITNSLIDNNSSTSNAGGIFVDGSVDATHYLAVELENTTVSNNSSSAKGGAFFGKNINHSVDGVSNVAVLFNHATIAYNTASTSNSGIYFYSGGEFVDFTLTNSIISLNDTDTDNDLAFAKSNPVLVKNNVLGLVSDLPADAENTLSSQFSDEIDLATGLSDNGTIVKGYALGSSSVAIDLAVGSTVSTDAIGIARGDDPDAGALEREVIPFDPINTVFIGTTQYYTITEALTAAVNGDVIDINGVHTESISIDKNVTIQGDNPLEDIIQAAETKGTATDRVVKISGSGNEVTLANLTVRHGVGTGVGGGVFIENAKTGISIENVIVSDNTSPTMGGGIAALGSIVMIDNSVVENNTATTHGGGIYSAPKLNSTVDGNVKITNSLIANNTATNNAGGIFVDGSTDATHYLLLEAENTTISNNTASGNGGAFFGKNKDHDVDGVSNVAITFNHVTIAYNSATSNSGVYFYTGGEFVDFTLTNSIISLNDTDTDNDLAFAKANPVLVKNNVLGLVSGLPADAENTLSSQFADEIDLSTEFVDNGGIVKTYSIGSLGSAIDFASDSELATDALGLPRDEKPDAGAFEGESIPFDPINTVFIGTTQYYTITEALTAAVNGDVIDINGVHTESISIDKNVTIQGDNPLEDIIQAAETKGTATDRVVKISGSGNEVTLANLTVRHGVGTGVGGGVFIENAKTGISIENVIVSDNTSSTMGGGIAALGSIVMIDNSVVENNTATTHGGGIYSAPKLNSTVDGNVKITNSLIANNTATNNAGGIFVDGSTDATHYLLLEAENTTISNNTASGNGGAFFGKNKDHDVDGVSNVAITFNHVTIAYNSATSNSGVYFYTGGEFVDFTLTNSIISLNDTDTDNDLAFAKANPVLVKNNVLGLVSGLPAGAENTLSNQFADEIDLSTEFVDNGGIVKTYSIGSLGSAIDFASDSELATDALGLPRDEKPDAGAFEGESIPFDPINTVFIGDKQFYTITSALASAVNGDVIDINGVHTESFSITKNVTIQGDNPLEDIIQAAETKGTATDRVVKISGSGNEVTLANLTVRHGVATGVGGGVFIENANNLITFSNSIFTDNTSTTNGAGVGIAGSIVKFVDCTFENNEATSSGGGIYIFPKLNSTVDADVEFSRCLIANNSGINGAGLFIDGTVDDTHKVDVFIENTTIALNSASGNGGGVFLKGKHYTATEVNNVSIELNHVTIAQNDAEKSNKGLYAYVGKVPDTDTNFAGVNISINNSLVSLNGETTENDISFGSMVATSVKNNVFGKVNALPEIQENTLVGKISVSVVANELTDEGGKVKVLVINGASEAINHADITTASSVDATNKSRDENPDAGAFEGDADDVTPPPVDPDAPIVWLGTLSGDWTIAANWEGNKVPESTQNVFISADAVNILTIDNSNFTVNNLEIENIATVFVENDYALIVKGDLTGVGNGKVFVKYGGSLITHGNVTGWNHKFTTQDSFGSDEYKLVGSTGIKTSVDTAKAIVQIYDPSLGNSEWLDNFYNVEGSEVHVMEQGKGYLKNDLNITFSGTPNTGRIEVPLIADGIDLIANPYPAAISFDNFIEGNDNVGAVYMLHQSSLNDSMQDEYTTVSRLGATTPNGYNWEGYIRHSEGFFVETLGINEKAFFETEMTIENIRSFRLNYTPLNATFETIKLALTNDNGVQNQVIIGFSDQGSNAYDYSLDAYKKDGLNGVKIYSKIDEGELAINCLPIFEQSISLPLYISVDAQGEYNIRIPQLTNMEKYNIGIEDVQTGKIKVMEKEDAFSFISDVTTDEHRLNLILSTEEIITSIDDQLNEGVITIKPDGIFFLNKAFNTTVQVTVLDVVGNVLLQQSITETHVPYGFEKNKVYIVKVASENGVVTKKVMF; encoded by the coding sequence ATGAAAAGAACGATTACTTTAATATCACTACTTTTGATTAGTATCCTAAACTATGGAGCAAACATATCTAGTGATCCCGCAAAATCTGTATTTATAGGTACAACAGAATATGCTACAATCTCAGCAGCTATTACAGCAGCTACAAATGGAGATGTAATTGATATTCATGGAGTGCATACTGAGTCTATTAATATCACTAAGAATATTACTATTCAAGGTGATAATCCTTTAGAAGATATAATTCAAGCTGCTGAAACAAAAGGAGTAGCATCAAGTAGAGTGGTTACAATTCAAGGTTCTGGAAATGATGTAACTCTTTCGAACTTAACTATTCGTCATGGTGTTGCTACTGCCGTTGGTGGAGGTGTTTTTATTGAAAATGCCAATGTAGAAGTAGCCTTATCAAATGTAATAGTATCGGATAATTCAACAAATAAAAATGGTGGAGGTATTGCAGCCATAGGCTCTATCGTAACCATTGATAATAGTGTAATAGAAAATAATGCTACTACATTAATGGGTGGTGGTATTTATGCTGCACCTAAAACAGCATCTACAGTAGATGCTTCTGTAAAAATCACGAACAGTTTAATTGACAATAATTCTTCAACGAGTAATGCAGGTGGCATTTTTGTAGATGGTTCTGTAGATGCAACACATTATTTGGCTGTTGAGTTAGAAAATACAACAGTTTCTAATAATTCATCCTCTGCAAAGGGTGGTGCATTTTTTGGTAAGAATATTAATCATTCAGTTGATGGAGTTTCAAATGTAGCGGTATTATTTAATCATGCAACTATTGCATATAACACTGCTTCAACATCTAATAGTGGTATCTACTTTTATTCTGGAGGAGAGTTTGTCGATTTTACATTAACCAACTCCATCATTTCGTTAAATGATACGGATACAGACAATGACCTTGCATTTGCAAAATCGAACCCTGTTTTAGTAAAGAACAACGTACTTGGTTTAGTATCAGATTTACCTGCAGATGCAGAGAATACATTATCAAGTCAATTTTCTGATGAAATTGATCTAGCTACGGGCTTATCAGATAACGGAACTATTGTAAAAGGGTATGCTTTAGGGAGCAGTAGTGTAGCAATTGATTTAGCAGTTGGAAGTACTGTTTCAACAGATGCAATAGGAATAGCAAGAGGAGATGACCCTGATGCAGGAGCATTAGAAAGAGAAGTAATACCTTTCGATCCAATCAATACGGTATTTATTGGTACAACACAATATTACACAATCACAGAAGCTTTAACTGCAGCGGTAAATGGTGATGTGATTGATATCAATGGTGTACATACAGAATCTATAAGCATAGATAAAAATGTAACAATTCAAGGAGATAATCCTTTAGAAGATATAATTCAAGCAGCCGAAACAAAAGGTACTGCAACTGATAGAGTAGTGAAAATTTCAGGATCTGGTAATGAAGTAACACTGGCTAATTTAACTGTTCGACATGGTGTTGGAACTGGTGTTGGTGGAGGTGTTTTTATTGAGAATGCCAAAACAGGAATTTCTATAGAAAACGTTATTGTATCTGATAACACAAGTCCTACAATGGGTGGAGGTATTGCTGCTTTGGGTTCAATAGTAATGATAGATAATAGTGTTGTAGAAAATAATACAGCAACAACACATGGAGGAGGTATTTATTCTGCTCCTAAATTAAACTCAACTGTAGATGGGAATGTAAAAATTACGAACAGCTTAATTGCAAATAACACAGCAACAAACAATGCAGGAGGTATTTTTGTAGATGGTTCTACAGATGCAACGCACTACTTATTGCTTGAAGCTGAAAACACTACAATTTCTAATAATACAGCATCGGGTAACGGAGGAGCTTTTTTTGGTAAGAATAAGGATCATGATGTTGATGGAGTTTCTAATGTGGCTATTACATTTAACCACGTTACAATAGCATACAATTCGGCAACATCTAATAGTGGAGTTTATTTCTATACAGGAGGAGAGTTTGTTGATTTTACTTTAACAAATTCGATCATTTCTTTAAACGATACTGATACAGACAATGACTTAGCATTTGCAAAAGCGAACCCTGTTTTAGTAAAGAACAACGTACTTGGTTTAGTATCAGGTTTACCAGCAGATGCAGAGAATACATTATCAAGTCAATTTGCAGATGAAATTGATTTATCTACAGAATTTGTGGATAATGGAGGTATCGTAAAAACATATTCAATTGGTAGTTTAGGAAGTGCAATTGATTTCGCCTCAGATAGTGAATTAGCAACTGACGCTTTAGGTTTACCAAGAGATGAAAAACCAGATGCAGGAGCATTTGAAGGAGAAAGTATTCCTTTCGATCCAATCAATACGGTATTTATTGGTACAACACAATATTACACAATCACAGAAGCTTTAACTGCAGCGGTAAATGGTGATGTGATTGATATCAATGGTGTACATACAGAATCTATAAGCATAGATAAAAATGTAACAATTCAAGGAGATAATCCTTTAGAAGATATAATTCAAGCAGCCGAAACAAAAGGTACTGCAACTGATAGAGTAGTGAAAATTTCAGGCTCAGGCAACGAAGTAACACTGGCTAATTTAACTGTTCGACATGGTGTTGGAACTGGTGTTGGTGGAGGTGTTTTTATTGAGAATGCCAAAACAGGAATTTCTATAGAAAACGTTATTGTATCTGATAATACAAGTTCTACAATGGGTGGAGGTATTGCCGCTTTGGGTTCAATAGTAATGATAGATAATAGTGTTGTAGAAAATAATACAGCAACAACACATGGAGGAGGTATTTATTCTGCTCCTAAATTAAACTCAACTGTAGATGGAAATGTAAAAATTACGAACAGCTTAATTGCAAATAACACAGCAACAAACAATGCAGGAGGTATTTTTGTAGATGGTTCTACAGATGCAACGCACTACTTATTGCTTGAAGCTGAAAACACTACAATTTCTAATAATACAGCATCAGGTAACGGAGGAGCCTTTTTTGGTAAGAATAAGGATCATGATGTTGATGGAGTTTCTAATGTGGCTATTACATTTAACCACGTTACAATAGCATACAATTCGGCAACATCTAATAGTGGAGTTTATTTCTATACAGGAGGAGAGTTTGTTGATTTTACTTTAACCAACTCCATCATTTCTTTAAACGATACTGATACAGACAATGATTTAGCATTTGCAAAAGCGAACCCTGTTTTAGTAAAGAACAATGTACTTGGTTTAGTATCAGGTTTACCAGCAGGCGCAGAGAATACATTATCAAATCAATTTGCTGATGAAATTGATTTATCTACAGAATTTGTGGATAATGGAGGCATCGTAAAAACATATTCAATTGGTAGTTTAGGAAGTGCAATTGATTTCGCCTCAGATAGTGAATTAGCAACTGACGCTTTAGGTTTACCAAGAGATGAAAAACCAGATGCAGGAGCATTTGAAGGAGAAAGCATTCCTTTCGATCCAATCAATACGGTATTTATTGGTGATAAGCAATTTTATACAATTACAAGTGCATTAGCTTCTGCTGTTAACGGTGATGTAATTGATATAAATGGTGTACATACTGAATCATTTAGTATCACAAAAAATGTAACAATTCAAGGAGATAATCCTTTAGAAGATATAATTCAAGCAGCCGAAACTAAAGGTACTGCAACTGATAGAGTAGTAAAAATTTCAGGATCTGGTAATGAAGTAACACTGGCTAATTTAACTGTTCGACATGGTGTAGCGACTGGTGTTGGAGGAGGTGTTTTTATAGAAAATGCAAACAATCTAATTACATTCTCAAATAGCATATTTACAGATAACACTTCAACTACAAATGGTGCAGGAGTAGGTATTGCAGGTTCTATTGTAAAATTTGTTGATTGTACTTTCGAAAATAATGAAGCAACATCTAGTGGTGGAGGTATTTATATTTTCCCCAAATTAAATTCAACGGTAGATGCTGATGTTGAGTTTTCAAGATGTTTGATAGCTAATAATAGTGGAATTAATGGTGCCGGATTATTTATTGATGGTACAGTAGATGATACACATAAAGTTGATGTATTTATAGAGAATACAACGATTGCTTTAAATTCAGCTTCTGGAAATGGAGGAGGAGTTTTCTTAAAGGGAAAACACTATACTGCTACGGAAGTAAATAATGTATCTATAGAGCTTAATCATGTTACAATAGCACAAAATGATGCAGAAAAGTCAAATAAAGGACTGTATGCTTATGTTGGGAAAGTACCAGATACAGATACAAATTTTGCGGGGGTGAATATCTCGATTAATAACTCTTTAGTATCGTTAAATGGAGAAACAACAGAAAATGATATTTCTTTTGGAAGTATGGTGGCAACATCTGTTAAAAACAATGTTTTTGGTAAAGTAAATGCCTTACCAGAAATTCAAGAAAATACATTAGTTGGAAAGATAAGCGTTTCTGTAGTAGCAAATGAACTTACAGATGAAGGAGGTAAGGTTAAAGTATTGGTAATTAATGGGGCAAGCGAAGCAATTAACCATGCAGATATCACTACTGCCTCTTCAGTAGATGCAACAAATAAATCTCGTGATGAAAACCCTGATGCAGGCGCCTTTGAAGGAGACGCTGATGATGTAACACCTCCACCAGTAGATCCTGATGCACCAATTGTTTGGTTGGGAACACTATCAGGAGATTGGACAATTGCAGCAAATTGGGAAGGCAATAAAGTACCAGAAAGTACTCAAAATGTATTTATTTCTGCTGATGCGGTCAATATTCTAACAATTGATAATTCTAACTTCACAGTAAATAATTTAGAAATTGAAAATATTGCAACAGTTTTTGTTGAGAATGATTATGCATTAATCGTAAAAGGTGATTTAACAGGAGTTGGTAATGGTAAAGTTTTTGTAAAATATGGCGGTAGTTTAATTACACATGGTAATGTAACTGGTTGGAACCATAAGTTTACCACTCAAGATAGTTTTGGGTCTGATGAATATAAATTAGTTGGTTCAACAGGTATAAAGACTTCAGTTGATACTGCAAAAGCAATTGTACAAATCTATGACCCTTCTTTAGGAAATTCAGAATGGTTAGATAACTTTTACAATGTTGAAGGCAGTGAAGTACATGTAATGGAGCAAGGAAAGGGGTATTTAAAAAATGATTTAAACATTACCTTCTCCGGAACACCAAATACAGGTAGAATTGAAGTGCCATTAATAGCTGATGGAATAGATTTAATTGCTAATCCTTACCCTGCTGCAATTTCATTCGATAACTTTATTGAGGGGAATGATAATGTGGGTGCAGTTTATATGTTACACCAATCATCATTAAATGATTCTATGCAGGATGAGTACACAACGGTTTCTAGATTAGGAGCAACAACTCCAAATGGATACAATTGGGAAGGGTATATTCGTCATTCAGAAGGTTTCTTTGTTGAAACACTTGGAATAAATGAAAAGGCATTCTTTGAAACTGAAATGACAATTGAAAATATCCGTTCTTTCCGTTTAAATTATACGCCTTTGAACGCAACTTTTGAGACAATTAAACTTGCTTTAACTAATGATAATGGGGTTCAAAATCAAGTAATTATCGGATTCTCAGACCAGGGGTCTAATGCATATGATTACAGTTTAGACGCTTATAAAAAAGACGGTTTAAATGGTGTGAAAATTTATTCTAAAATTGATGAAGGTGAGTTGGCAATTAACTGCTTGCCAATTTTTGAACAGTCAATATCATTACCTTTATACATTTCTGTAGATGCACAAGGGGAATACAATATTAGAATACCTCAACTTACAAATATGGAAAAATACAATATTGGTATTGAGGATGTGCAAACTGGTAAAATAAAAGTAATGGAGAAAGAAGATGCGTTTTCTTTCATATCAGATGTAACAACAGATGAGCACAGATTGAATTTAATTTTATCTACAGAAGAAATTATTACCTCAATCGATGATCAGTTGAATGAAGGTGTTATAACTATTAAACCTGATGGTATTTTCTTCTTAAATAAAGCATTCAATACTACAGTTCAGGTAACAGTTTTAGATGTGGTAGGAAATGTATTATTACAACAATCTATTACTGAAACACATGTTCCTTACGGTTTTGAAAAGAATAAAGTCTATATCGTGAAAGTAGCTTCTGAGAACGGAGTAGTTACTAAAAAAGTAATGTTTTAA
- a CDS encoding T9SS type A sorting domain-containing protein — protein sequence MKNIILSLWFFFLTGLSNNYAQDIFRGGIKAGDVKLAFNFTNNLIYNGGIGAGVSYTSLSVGASETYFIGGNSSGSTFTSFSLYQDQEIFYGGNANGSFSYLFYVNASSDLPISLIDFSLTEKEGNVEIDWSTASEQNNDFFILERSKNQKDWLEIATVDGEGNSNIQQNYSFVDKPNTNGKLYYRLSQVDFDGTFEIVSSASINLSNTGIDILIYPNPFDITLTFYCENFNERQFVIFSIEGKNISSEIEVIEKGEGRFEVNTSKLKKGLYFLKINNITKRLIKN from the coding sequence ATGAAAAATATAATTCTTTCACTATGGTTTTTCTTTCTTACAGGTTTATCAAATAATTATGCACAAGATATTTTTAGAGGAGGTATAAAAGCAGGGGATGTAAAATTAGCATTTAATTTTACTAATAATTTAATTTATAATGGAGGTATTGGTGCAGGTGTTTCTTATACTTCTTTATCAGTAGGTGCTTCTGAAACATACTTTATTGGAGGGAATAGCTCAGGGAGTACGTTTACATCATTTTCATTATATCAAGATCAAGAAATTTTTTACGGGGGCAATGCAAATGGTTCTTTTAGTTATTTATTTTATGTAAATGCAAGTAGTGATTTACCTATAAGTCTAATTGACTTTTCTTTGACTGAGAAAGAAGGTAATGTAGAAATAGATTGGTCTACAGCTTCTGAACAAAATAATGATTTCTTTATTTTAGAACGAAGTAAAAACCAAAAGGATTGGTTAGAAATAGCTACCGTAGATGGTGAAGGTAATAGTAATATTCAACAGAATTATTCTTTTGTTGATAAACCAAACACTAATGGAAAATTGTATTACCGTTTATCACAAGTTGATTTTGATGGTACTTTTGAGATAGTAAGTTCGGCATCTATAAATTTGTCCAATACAGGAATTGATATTTTGATTTACCCAAATCCATTTGATATTACCTTAACTTTTTACTGTGAAAATTTTAATGAAAGACAATTTGTAATCTTTTCAATTGAAGGTAAAAATATAAGCTCTGAAATTGAGGTAATTGAGAAAGGAGAAGGAAGGTTTGAAGTAAATACAAGTAAGCTTAAAAAAGGGCTTTATTTTCTGAAAATCAATAATATAACTAAGAGATTGATAAAGAATTAA